One Panicum virgatum strain AP13 chromosome 9K, P.virgatum_v5, whole genome shotgun sequence genomic region harbors:
- the LOC120647633 gene encoding mediator of RNA polymerase II transcription subunit 12-like isoform X2, producing the protein MQRYTGAAGNTAAFSGGAPGARDTARLEGSPFSSSSSNYTVSSRRQQQLAPYKLKCDKEPLNNKLGPPDFYPQTPNCPEETLTKEYAQAGYKETVEGIEEAREIVLSQIPHFCKPDVVVKCKEALKKRLRAINESRAQKRKAGQVYGVPLSGSLLIKSGVYPEQRPSNEDTRRKWAEALAQPNKRLRSLSEHVPHGYRRKSLFEVLTRYNVPLLRATWFVKVTYLNQARPTPNSISAGASDNQRSNQWTKDVVEYLQQILDELCSKEGAVVPPSFREQSSPGLSGINQIKMKTEASPAGGDVEEPLVHYKWRYMVRLIQWHLTEELLVPSVLIEWLSNQLQERDSVDVLELLLPIVLGLVDTITLSQTYVRIFVELLIRRLNDASVVDSPKRPSVSSVIAELLRYMVLAVPDTFVSLDSFPLPSFVVPDVYGRGALLKITGGGGIASSKRLDAYRYLSCGYAVCSIQKRASDLATVANPNLQVRGAAKVVQTLDKALVTGNLSMAYSSLFNDLSDALMEERWIKEVSPCLQSSLMWIGTVELSLICSIFFLCEWATCEYRDCRASPRQNIKFTGRRDLSQIHLAVSILKNKMDELNNLSRSKSSNRITMNNNVKGSSLNDGFLVAAAVNDSSGLRSNAKNVDEKKDMNDIFESPGPLHDIIVCWLDQHEVSSAAGFTRVDVLIVELIRNGIFYPQAYVRQLIISGISDKNDTMLDVERKKRHHRTLKQLPGSSLFDILEETRTGEEQQLYEMMSTYSNERRLVLSELSCGPSFYASSRGEHSSSSGIRKQNDHTVASGGDKHGRVPEQVEDVKALVSSLLSFTYPHPVESEPCQIKTSFQESSTSTLSQVETREAKNGCEDCMRSEGQKLDDGATPFQGFPLIQSDEEDIWWVRKGTKLHESFNVEPAQKSVKPTSRGRAKVVRKTQSLAQLAAARIEGSQGASTSHVCESKLSCPHHKPNSDGDNVKDFDHTRMENLTEIGKSLKRLRLIERRSVSLWLLKSIRQLIEGTEMTASKTTNSISTLSLQADDKSVSKWRLGDEELMSVLYVLDTCCDLVSGARFLVWLLAKIRSGLGSSGQPGRSSMHMRNREHQVCQVSEALVLSSLLRYENILLATDILPDVLSASVNRNSVSAAARHPGSAAFAYVRYFLKKYRDVASVARWEKNFRTTCDQRLLAELDNGRSIDGDLVSSSGISAGDEFDEQVRQKLNGRSSRLFQNMKEIVQRQADEVQRSLKEKKVLAAPKSPPSFEKEDSYQISHDIVLGLVECIRQNGGANPDGDLSIVVSAVSAVVVNAGHMIAKHLDFAGGNYQGVNSVSNSLNFVRHTLHIHINSLCLLKESLGDRFSRVFEIALAVEASAAVTAAFAPAKIHRNQFQPSPETHDAYGNNTSDLGNSGKSFVGRTAKVAAAVSALVVGAIVHGAVSLERMVSALKIKDGLDILQLLRGLKSTNGVSRPTGTFRMENSTEVSAHWFRILLGNCRTVYDGLIADILGDSYIIALSRLQQTLPLSVIFPPAYSIFAMVLWRRYIFNREDPQLFQSLSNAINDITRHQPFREICFRNTHQLYNLLACDVGDSEFAAMLESHNPDRNSKILPFIPLRARLFLNALVDCNTPTTTQGDGASEPCDPKDNELKLSERLMQLLDTLQPAKFHWQWVEMRLLLDEQALMEKVAAGKTALESLRSLSPNAEGFALSDSEKGFTEVILSRLLARPDAAPLYSEVVHLLGKLQESLVMDVKWILQGQDAILGRRSTRQQLVHIAQRKGLSTKAQVWKPWGWSSLLSDVIANKTAKRKLEVTSIEEGEVVDDTVDAKRPSKISSHSVDRSFEGIRSINKYLTEKALAELVLPCIDRSSADIRGILSGDLIKQMGAISEHIKGISRNSAKQAGSVSSGNEMPSSKSSGRKGIRGGSPNIGRRTPVGNDPSPPSASALRAALWLRLQFIIRLLPVIMADRSMRHTLASAILGLLATRMIYEDADLPLPPTNATALRREVDSLLEPPLDVLLDRPGESLFERLLSVLHALLGSCKPSWLKSRSASKSIIRTQRDFSAFDNEAAEDLQSALDHMELPETIRRRIQAAMPILPPSQHPCIQCQPPQLSLAALTPLQSCTSSAGPQQKSSCASWVPTNVSRRSKTVLPSHDPEMEVDPWALLEDGTSCPSTSSGSSGTSGVTGDHANLKACSWLKGTVRVRRTELTYIGSLDDDS; encoded by the exons ATGCAAAGGTACACGGGCGCCGCCGGCAATACTGCTGCCTttagcggcggcgcgcccggtgCCAGGGATACTGCAAGGTTGGAGGGCTCACCcttctcctcatcctcctccaacTACACCGTCAGCTCAAG GAGGCAACAACAGCTAGCTCCGTACAAGCTAAAGTGTGACAAAGAGCCACTTAATAACAA GCTTGGGCCACCTGACTTCTATCCACAGACGCCAAACTGTCCTGAAGAGACATTAACCAAAGAGTATGCACAAGCTGGGTATAAGGAGACTGTTGAAGGAATCGAG GAAGCTAGAGAGATTGTACTTAGCCAGATCCCGCACTTTTGCAAGCCAGATGTCGTCGTAAAATGCAAGGAG GCACTAAAGAAGAGGTTAAGAGCTATCAACGAATCTCGTGCTCAAAAGAGAAAG GCTGGCCAAGTTTATGGAGTTCCTCTTTCTGGATCTCTATTGATCAAGTCTGGAGTTTACCCGGAGCAAAGGCCATCTAATGAGGACACACGCAGAAAATGGGCTGAG GCTCTTGCTCAGCCAAACAAGCGGCTGCGTTCACTATCTGAGCATGTTCCTCATGGTTATCGTAGGAAATCACTTTTTGAAGTTCTCACTCGATATAATGTCCCATTGTTAAGGGCAACATGGTTTGTGAAAGTCACATACCTCAATCAG GCCCGTCCGACACCAAACAGTATTTCAGCTGGTGCTTCTGATAATCAGCGATCTAATCAGTGGACAAAGGATGTTGTTGAATATTTACAACAGATTTTGGACGAGCTTTGTTCGAAAGAGGGTGCTGTTGTACCTCCATCTTTTAGAGAGCAGTCATCACCAGGACTTTCTGGtatcaatcaaataaaaatgaaaactgAAGCATCCCCAGCTGGTGGAGATGTTGAAGAACCCTTGGTGCACTACAAATGGCGGTATATGGTTCGTCTCATCCAATGGCATCTCACAGAAGAATTGCTTGTTCCGTCGGTACTTATCGAATGGTTATCTAACCAGCTTCAG GAGAGAGATTCGGTTGATGTTTTAGAGCTTCTTTTGCCTATTGTGCTTGGTCTGGTTGACACCATTACTCTCTCACAAACATATGTGCGCATTTTCGTGGAGCTACTAATTAGACGTCTCAATGATGCTTCTGTTGTGGACAGTCCAAAAAGGCCATCAGTTTCTTCTGTTATAGCAGAGTTATTGCGATACATGGTACTAGCAGTGCCAGATACATTTGTTTCTCTGGATAGCTTTCCACTTCCGTCATTTGTGGTTCCTGATGTATATGGTAGAGGTGCTTTGTTGAAGATAACTGGTGGTGGTGGAATTGCTAGTTCTAAGAGGCTAGATGCTTATCGTTACTTGTCTTGTGGTTATGCTGTTTGTTCAATCCAGAAACGTGCATCTGATCTTGCAACTGTTGCCAACCCTAACCTTCAAGTGCGTGGTGCAGCCAAAGTGGTACAGACTTTGGACAAAGCTCTTGTCACAGGAAATTTGTCAATGGCATACTCTTCACTCTTTAATGATTTATCTGATGCGTTAATGGAAGAGAGATGGATTAAAGAAGTCAGCCCCTGTTTACAGTCTTCTCTGATGTGGATTGGGACTGTTGAGCTATCCCTAATCTGTTCCATATTTTTCCTTTGTGAATGGGCGACATGTGAATACCGTGATTGCCGTGCATCTCCCCGTCAGAATATAAAATTTACAGGAAGAAGGGATTTGTCTCAGATACATTTGGCAGTGTCTATCTTGAAGAATAAAATGGACGAGTTGAATAACTTGTCTCGTTCTAAGAGTAGCAATCGCATTACCATGAATAATAATGTTAAAGGTTCTTCATTGAATGATGGTTTTTTGGTAGCAGCTGCCGTCAATGATTCTTCTGGATTAAGAAGTAATGCGAAGAATGTGGATGAGAAGAAGGATATGAACGATATCTTTGAAAGCCCTGGTCCACTGCATGATATTATTGTATGTTGGTTGGATCAGCATGAGGTTAGCAGTGCTGCAGGTTTTACGCGGGTGGATGTTCTTATTGTAGAACTTATCCGCAATGGTATATTTTATCCTCAGGCTTATGTCAGGCAGCTAATTATTAGTGGAATTTCTGACAAGAATGACACAATGTTGGATGTTGAAAGGAAAAAGAGGCATCACAGAACTTTAAAGCAACTTCCAGGATCTTCTTTATTTGATATTCTTGAGGAAACTAGAACTGGTGAAGAGCAACAATTATATGAGATGATGTCAACATACTCTAACGAGCGCCGCCTTGTTCTTTCTGAACTTTCATGTGGTCCCTCATTTTATGCAAGTAGCAGAGGTGAGCATAGTTCAAGTTCAGGCATTCGGAAGCAGAATGACCATACAGTTGCATCAGGAGGTGATAAGCATGGAAGGGTGCCAGAACAAGTTGAAGATGTAAAAGCCCTAGTGTCAAGTCTGTTGAGTTTTACATATCCTCACCCAGTGGAATCAGAACCATGCCAAATCAAAACAAGCTTTCAGGAATCATCAACTTCAACCCTCTCTCAAGTTGAAACTAGAGAAGCAAAAAATGGATGTGAGGATTGTATGAGGTCCGAGGGTCAGAAATTGGATGATGGCGCCACTCCATTCCAAGGGTTTCCATTGATTCAATCAGACGAGGAAGATATTTGGTGGGTTAGGAAAGGGACAAAGTTACATGAATCTTTCAATGTTGAACCTGCACAGAAGTCTGTTAAGCCAACTTCTAGGGGTAGGGCAAAAGTGGTCCGCAAAACACAAAGTCTTGCACAGCTTGCAGCTGCTAGAATTGAAGGTAGCCAGGGGGCGTCTACTAGTCATGTTTGTGAAAGCAAGCTGAGCTGTCCCCACCATAAACCCAATAGTGATGGTGACAATGTCAAAGATTTTGATCACACGAGGATGGAAAATCTGACTGAAATTGGAAAGTCACTAAAAAGACTTAGATTGATTGAAAGACGATCTGTTTCTTTGTGGTTGTTGAAATCAATAAGACAACTTATTGAAGGAACTGAAATGACAGCTTCTAAAACTACCAATTCCATAAGCACCCTTTCCTTACAGGCTGATGATAAATCTGTATCCAAATGGAGGCTAGGTGATGAAGAATTGATGTCAGTTCTCTATGTACTGGATACATGCTGTGATTTAGTATCTGGTGCTAGGTTCCTTGTATGGTTGCTGGCAAAAATTCGTAGTGGATTGGGCTCCTCAGGCCAACCTGGGAGGAGTTCTATGCATATGAGGAACAGAGAACACCAAGTTTGTCAGGTCAGCGAGGCGCTTGTGCTCTCATCTCTACTTAG GTATGAGAACATACTTCTTGCGACTGATATCTTGCCTGATGTTCTGAGTGCTTCAGTGAACAGAAATTCTGTGTCAGCAGCTGCCAGGCATCCTGGTTCAGCAGCTTTTGCTTATGTCCGATACTTTTTGAAGAAATACAGAGACGTGGCTAGCGTGGCTAGGTGGGAGAAAAACTTTCGGACCACATGTGACCAGCGACTGTTAGCTGAGCTTGATAATGGGAGGTCAATTGATGGCGATTTGGTTTCTTCTTCGGGGATTTCAGCAGGTGACGAGTTTGATGAGCAGGTGCGCCAAAAGTTGAATGGACGGAGTTCAAGACTTTTTCAGAATATGAAAGAGATAGTGCAGCGGCAAGCTGATGAGGTTCAACGCAGTTTAAAGGAAAAGAAAGTTCTTGCTGCACCCAAGAGTCCACCCTCTTTCGAGAAAGAAGATAGTTATCAGATTTCACATGACATTGTTTTGGGCTTAGTAGAATGTATCAGGCAAAATGGGGGTGCAAATCCAGATGGAGACCTGTCAATAGTTGTTTCTGCTGTTTCTGCAGTTGTTGTGAATGCTGGCCATATGATAGCAAAGCATTTGGATTTTGCAGGAGGTAATTATCAAGGTGTTAATTCTGTGAGTAATTCACTAAATTTTGTTCGACACACTTTGCATATCCACATAAATTCTCTTTGCTTACTGAAAGAATCTCTTGGGGATCGCTTCAGTCGTGTATTTGAAATAGCTCTGGCAGTTGAAGCTTCTGCAGCTGTTACAGCAGCTTTTGCTCCTGCAAAGATACACCGCAATCAGTTTCAACCTTCTCCTGAGACCCATGATGCATATGGAAATAATACAAGTGACCTCGGCAACTCGGGGAAAAGTTTTGTTGGGAGGACTGCAAAAGTAGCTGCTGCTGTTTCTGCTCTTGTTGTGGGGGCTATTGTTCATGGAGCCGTTAGCCTTGAGCGGATGGTTTCTGCTTTAAAAATAAAAGATGGTTTGGACATTCTGCAGCTCCTAAGAGGTTTGAAAAGTACAAACGGCGTATCCCGTCCTACTGGAACTTTCAGGATGGAGAATTCCACAGAAGTTTCGGCACATTGGTTTAGGATTCTATTGGGGAACTGCAGAACTGTCTATGATGGGCTTATTGCTGATATTCTTGGTGACTCATACATTATTGCACTCTCAAGGTTGCAGCAGACTCTTCCTTTGAGTGTGATCTTTCCTCCAGCCTACTCAATTTTTGCAATGGTTCTTTGGAGACGATATATTTTTAACCGTGAAGATCCACAGCTTTTTCAGTCTCTATCAAATGCAATAAACGATATTACCAGACATCAGCCCTTTCGGGAGATCTGCTTCCGTAATACACATCAGCTATATAATCTTCTGGCTTGTGATGTTGGTGATTCGGAGTTTGCAGCAATGCTTGAAAGTCATAACCCTGACAGGAATTCAAAAATACTACCGTTTATACCTCTCCGTGCCCGTCTTTTTCTGAATGCTCTCGTTGATTGCAACACACCAACGACTACTCAGGGGGATGGTGCTTCAGAACCTTGTGACCCCAAAGATAATGAGTTAAAGCTCTCAGAGAGGCTTATGCAACTACTTGATACTCTTCAGCCTGCAAAGTTCCATTGGCAATGGGTTGAGATGAGGCTTCTTTTAGATGAACAGGCTCTTATGGAAAAAGTTGCAGCAGGCAAAACAGCACTTGAATCACTTCGGTCACTGTCCCCTAACGCTGAGGGTTTTGCCCTCTCTGATAGTGAGAAAGGGTTTACTGAAGTCATCCTATCAAGGCTACTTGCTAGACCTGATGCTGCTCCTCTCTACTCTGAAGTTGTCCACCTTCTTGGAAAGCTTCAGGAGTCACTTGTTATGGATGTGAAATGGATCTTACAAGGGCAAGATGCTATTCTTGGGCGCAGGTCAACAAGACAGCAACTTGTTCATATTGCCCAACGAAAAGGGCTTTCAACAAAGGCACAAGTTTGGAAACCATGGGGTTGGTCCAGCTTGCTCAGTGATGTCATTGCTAATAAAACTGCAAAAAGGAAGTTGGAAGTCACATCAATTGAGGAAGGAGAAGTTGTGGATGACACTGTTGATGCTAAACGGCCTAGCAAGATTTCCTCCCATAGTGTGGATAGAAGCTTTGAAGGGATTAGAtctataaataaatatttaactGAGAAAGCCCTTGCTGAATTAGTATTGCCATGCATCGACAGAAGTTCTGCTGATATCCGTGGTATACTTTCTGGTGATTTGATCAAACAGATGGGAGCCATTAGTGAGCATATCAAAGGAATATCACGAAATAGTGCTAAACAAGCCGGTTCAGTTTCTTCAGGAAATGAGATGCCATCAAGCAAATCCAGTGGTCGTAAAGGAATTCGAGGTGGAAGTCCAAATATTGGCAGAAGAACTCCAGTTGGTAATGATCCAAGTCCTCCTTCAGCATCCGCTCTGCGGGCAGCGTTGTGGTTACGACTCCAATTCATCATTAGGTTGCTTCCAGTAATCATGGCAGACAG GAGCATGAGACATACACTTGCTTCTGCAATTCTTGGCCTGCTTGCAACACGCATGATTTATGAAGATGCAGATTTGCCCCTTCCTCCTACCAATGCAACTGCTTTGAGGCGGGAGGTGGATTCCTTGCTGGAGCCTCCCCTGGATGTCCTGCTTGATCGCCCTGGTGAAAGTCTTTTTGAGAGGCTTTTATCTGTACTCCATGCACTGCTTGGCAGCTGCAAACCAAGTTGGCTGAAGTCAAGGTCAGCCTCTAAgtcaattattcgaactcagcgAGATTTCTCCGCGTTTGATAATGAAGCAGCTGAGGACTTGCAG TCTGCATTGGATCACATGGAGTTGCCTGAAACAATCAGGCGGAGGATCCAAGCAGCAATGCCTATTCTGCCCCCATCCCAGCACCCTTGTATACAGTGCCAACCTCCTCAGTTGTCGTTGGCTGCATTAACACCACTCCAGAGCTGTACATCAAGTGCAGGTCCTCAACAGAAAAGTAGTTGTGCGAGTTGGGTGCCTACCAATGTCTCGAGGAGAAGCAAGACGGTATTGCCTTCTCATGATCCTGAGATGGAGGTAGATCCTTGGGCTTTGCTGGAAGATGGCACAAGCTGTCCCTCCACGTCATCTGGAAGCAGTGGTACGAGTGGCGTGACGGGTGACCATGCTAATTTGAAAGCGTGCAGCTGGCTCAAGGGTACTGTGAGGGTGAGGAGGACAGAACTGACCTACATTGGGTCTCTAGATGATGACAGCTGA